A stretch of the Channa argus isolate prfri chromosome 9, Channa argus male v1.0, whole genome shotgun sequence genome encodes the following:
- the gabpa gene encoding GA-binding protein alpha chain, giving the protein MSKSEPEEMIEIEIDEQEKQACLEEGVEEQASASSDLIQQDIDINEPIGNLKKLLEPRIQISLDPYEICLQDIQLHPDHSLFDQGVKTDGTVQLTLQIITKPGEEKLNILEIVKPVETVEVVIDPDAAGEEGTLVEEGQLIAVERSALSDETSEQVTRWAAALEGYRKEQVRLGIPYDPVLWTADQVIHWAVWVMKEFNIDEMEIGSIHIPGRDLCSFSQEEFLQKVPNGEILWSHLELLRKYVLASQDQSGGDATVTIDQPVQIIPAQVTTPTAIKVLKQSRGPRTPRISGGEERSSPGNRTGNNGQIQLWQFLLELLTDKDARDCISWVGEEGEFKLNQPELVAQKWGQRKNKPTMNYEKLSRALRYYYDGDMISKVQGKRFVYKFVCDLRTLIGYSAAELNNLVTECEQKKLSRIQMHGLGQNITTVTLATTLDKDS; this is encoded by the exons ATGTCTAAAAGTGAACCAGAAGAGATGATAGAGATCGAGATTGATGAACAGGAGAAACAGGCATGTCTGGAGGAAGG TGTTGAGGAGCAGGCAAGTGCCTCATCTGATTTGATTCAACAAGATATTGATATCAATGAGCCTATTGGCAATTTGAAAAAGCTTTTGGAGCCTCGTATCCAAATATCACTGGATCCATATGAGATCTGCTTGCAGGACATTCAG ctTCACCCTGATCATAGCCTCTTTGATCAGGGGGTTAAGACAGATGGCACAGTGCAACTCACTTTACAGATTATCACCAAACCAG GTGAGGAGAAGTTGAACATTTTGGAAATTGTGAAGCCTGTAGAAACTGTAGAAGTGGTGATTGACCCAGATGCAGCAGGGGAAGAGGGTACACTGGTGGAGGAGGGTCAGCTCATAGCTGTTGAGCGGTCTGCCCTCTCTGATGAGACGTCAGAGCAGGTTACACGCTGGGCAGCTGCACTTGAAGGCTACCGGAAAGAACAGGTTCGCCTTGGCATCCCATATG acCCAGTGCTCTGGACAGCTGACCAGGTGATCCACTGGGCTGTGTGGGTGATGAAGGAATTTAACATTGATGAGATGGAAATAGGAAGCATTCACATCCCAGGTCGAGATCTCTGCTCTTTCAGCCAGGAAGAGTTTCTTCAGAAAGTGCCCAATGGAGAGATACTCTGGAGTCATCTGGAACTCCTACGCAAAT ATGTGCTGGCCAGTCAAGACCAGTCTGGGGGGGACGCTACTGTAACTATCGATCAAC CTGTGCAGATAATCCCTGCTCAAGTGACCACACCCACAGCCATAAAGGTTTTAAAGCAGAGCCGTGGCCCCAGAACTCCACGTATTTCGGGAGGAGAGGAGCGCAGCTCACCAGGCAACCGCACAG GTAACAACGGTCAGATCCAGTTGTGGCAGTTCCTTCTGGAACTGCTGACAGACAAGGATGCAAGAGACTGCATCTCCTGGGTGGGCGAAGAGGGAGAGTTCAAACTTAACCAGCCTGAACTGGTCGCACAGAAATGGGGCCAACGCAAGAACAAGCCCACTATGAACTATGAGAAACTCAGCAGAGCCCTCAG ATATTACTATGACGGGGACATGATAAGCAAGGTGCAGGGCAAGCGCTTTGTCTACAAGTTTGTGTGCGACCTGAGGACTCTGATTGGCTACAGTGCTGCTGAGCTCAACAACTTGGTAACGGAGtgtgaacagaaaaaactgtCTCGCATTCAGATGCACGGGCTCGGTCAGAACATCACTACAGTCACATTGGCCACAACACTAGATAAAGACAGTTGA
- the u2af1 gene encoding splicing factor U2AF 35 kDa subunit, giving the protein MAEYLASIFGTEKDKVNCSFYFKIGACRHGDRCSRLHNKPTFSQTIALLNIYRNPQNSAQSADGLTCAISDMEMQEHYDEFFEEVFTEMEEKYGEVEEMNVCDNLGDHLVGNVYVKFRYEEDAEKAVIDLNNRWFNGQPIHAELSPVTDFREACCRQYEMGECTRGGFCNFMHLKPISRELRRELYGRRRKGRHRSRSRSRERRSRSRDRGRGGGRDHERRRSRDRERSGRF; this is encoded by the exons ATGGCTGAATACCTGGCATCCATTTTTGGGACAGAGAAAGATAA GGTAAActgctctttttattttaaaattggtgCATGTCGACATGGAGACCGCTGCTCCAGATTACACAACAAGCCCACATTCAGCCAg aCTATTGCCCTACTGAACATTTACCGGAACCCTCAAAACAGTGCCCAGTCTGCTGATGGTCTGACCT GTGCCATCAGTGACATGGAGATGCAGGAGCACTATGACGAGTTTTTTGAG GAAGTCTTCAcagagatggaagaaaaatATGGAGAAGTGGAGGAAATGAATGTCTGTGATAACCTTGGGGACCACCTAGTAGGAAATGTTTATGTGAAG TTCCGCTATGAAGAGGATGCTGAGAAGGCTGTGATAGACCTGAATAATCGATGGTTTAATGGACAGCCCATCCACGCGGAGCTGTCTCCTGTCACAGACTTCAGAGAAGCCTGCTGTCGCCAGTATGAAATGGG GGAATGCACCCGTGGTGGCTTCTGTAACTTCATGCACCTGAAGCCCATCTCACGTGAACTGAGGAGAGAGCTATATGGACGCCGGAGGAAGGG TCGTCACAGGTCTCGATCTCGATCGAGAGAGAGGCGATCTCGCTCAAGGGACAGAGGACGTGGAGGTGGCCGTGACCATGAGAGGCGTCGCTCTAGAGACAGAGAACGTTCAGGACGATTCTGA
- the cbsb gene encoding cystathionine beta-synthase b — translation MLSLSGGMSLENVPTLCPYAHNPINAEITQGQSSPIVDARTVTSGRSLSAHGQQDCLEAQHESYHTICTDSESKLKSRADQLNWTRPDLPSRCTWRLGVPISESPHSHPQRTKAPRILPDILEKIGHTPLVRLNKIPKEFGLKCEILAKCEFFNAGGSVKDRIALRMVEDAERAGILKPGDTIIEPTSGNTGIGLALIAAVKGYRCIITMPEKMSMEKVDVLRALGAEIVRTPTYAAFDSPESHVGTAWRLKSEIPNSHILDQYRNASNPLAHYDTTAEEILEQCDGKLDMLVAGAGTGGTLTGVARKLKERCPNVKIVAVDPEGSVLVGSKENNGKKALFEVEGIGYDFIPTVLDKSVVDMWYKSTDLETFTMSRKLIREEGLLCGGSSGSAVAAAVNVAKRLEEGQRCVVILADSVRNYMSKFLSDQWMYEKGFLSPEAPMDRKPWWWNQTIQSLDLSALFTILPSVSCQTTTEILKEKAFDQSPVVNEFGVILGVVTLRNILSSVSDGKVKPSDAVSKVLCKNFKQVHLKDNLGMLSQILKAENFALVVHDQTQYDADGSACLRLVPFGVVTAIDLLSYITRYERQDGSLSDFSLLDDVSHFPSTLTGFQSLLLKNSTTACWCYNHASLSPP, via the exons ATGCTTTCTCTGTCTGGAGGTATGAGTTTAGAAAATGTTCCTACTCTTTGTCCATATGCACATAACCCGATCAATGCAGAAATCACTCAGGGTCAATCGTCTCCCATAGTGGATGCTAGAACTGTCACCAGTGGTCGCAGTTTGTCTGCACATGGACAACAGGACTGTCTCGAGGCTCAGCATGAATCGTACCACACGATTTGCACAGACAGTGAAAGTAAGCTGAAGAGCAGAGCTGATCAATTGAACTGGACCCGCCCTGATCTGCCCAGCCGGTGTACCTGGAGGCTGGGGGTGCCAATTTCAGAGTCACCACATAGTCACCCACAACG TACCAAAGCCCCCCGCATCCTCCCTGACATCCTTGAGAAAATTGGACACACGCCACTTGTTCGTTTGAACAAAATCCCAAAGGAGTTTGGACTCAAGTGTGAGATTT TGGCCAAGTGCGAGTTCTTCAATGCAGGAGGCAGCGTGAAAGATAGGATCGCCTTGCGGATGGTGGAAGATGCTGAGAGAGCTGGGATCCTCAAACCGGGAGACACAATTATTGAGCCCACCTCTGGAAATACAG GTATTGGTCTTGCCCTCATAGCTGCAGTGAAGGGCTACCGATGCATTATTACCATGCCTGAGAAGATGAGCATGGAGAAG GTGGATGTGTTGAGAGCTCTTGGGGCAGAAATAGTGCGCACACCTACATATGCAGCTTTTGATTCACCAGAATCTCATGTGGGTACAGCTTGGCGTCTAAAGAGTGAGATCCCCAACTCACACATCCTGGACCAGTATCGGAACGCCAGCAACCCCCTGGCTCACTATGATACAACAGCTGAGGAGATACTGGAGCAGTGTGATG GTAAGTTGGACATGTTGGTTGCTGGAGCTGGCACAGGTGGTACACTCACAGGTGTTGCTCGAAAGTTGAAGGAGAGATGCCCCAATGTGAAG ATTGTTGCTGTGGATCCTGAGGGCTCTGTTCTGGTGGGATCAAAAGAGAACAATGGAAAAAAGGCTTTGTTTGAAGTGGAGGGCATTGGATATGACTTCATCCCTACAGTGTTGGACAaatct GTTGTTGACATGTGGTATAAATCAACAGACTTGGAGACCTTCACCATGTCACGCAAACTAATCAGAGAGGAGGGTCTACTGTGTG GTGGAAGCTCTGGCTCCGCTGTGGCAGCAGCCGTGAATGTAGCTAAGCGGCTTGAGGAGGGGCAGCGCTGTGTGGTCATCCTGGCCGACTCTGTCCGAAACTACAT GTCAAAGTTTCTGAGTGATCAGTGGATGTATGAGAAGGGCTTCCTAAGCCCGGAGGCTCCGATGGATCGCAAACCTTG GTGGTGGAACCAGACCATCCAGAGTTTAGACCTGTCTGCCCTCTTCACCATTTTACCTTCTGTGTCCTGTCAGACTACCACTGAGATCCTGAAAGAGAAAGCGTTTGACCAGAGCCCAGTTGTCAATGAATTTGG TGTGATCCTAGGAGTTGTGACTCTTCGAAACATTCTGTCTTCTGTGTCGGATGGGAAGGTCAAACCCTCAGATGCTGTCAGCAAGGTGCTCTGCAAGAATTTCAAGCAG GTGCACCTGAAAGACAACCTGGGGATGCTGTCCCAAATCCTCAAAGCAGAGAACTTTGCCCTCGTGGTGCATGATCAGACCCAGT aTGATGCTGACGGGTCAGCTTGCCTAAGGCTGGTGCCGTTTGGTGTCGTGACAGCGATTGACCTCCTCAGCTACATCACCAGATATGAGAGACAGGATGGCTCGTTGTCTGATTTCTCACTGTTAGATGACGTGTCTCA CTTTCCCTCAACCCTGACCGGTTTCCAgtctctgctgctgaaaaacagcaCCACAGCATGCTGGTGCTACAACCATGCTTCACTTTCCCCTCCATAA